The genomic stretch CTGCACGGCTACCACGAGTGCCTGGTGCGACTCGGGAAGGCGGGCGAGGCGCGGATCGTCAAGCAGCAGCTCGACATCGCCGCCGCCTACGCGGACATTCCCGTCAAGGCGTCCTGCGCGTGCCGGCTCACGGCCGTCGCCTGAGCCGCCGCGCCGGCGCCGGCGCCGGGATCGTCAGCCGCCGCCCATCGCCCGGGCACTGAGGAACGTCCAGAACCGGCGTGCGACGGGAGTCACCGCCCGGTTGCGCAGCCGCACGGCGCGCAGCTCGCGCCAGAGATCGGCGCCGCTGACCGACAGCGCCGTGAGGGTGTCCTCTTCGGCCGGCTCGACGGCGAGCCGTGAGACGAGCGTGAAGCCGCCGTCGAGCACGGCGCGCTTGAGGCTCTGCGTGCTCGCCGCCTCGAGGCTGGGCACGAGGGTGACGCCCGCTTCGGCCAGGGCCGCCTCGGCGACCGCCCGCGTGCCCGACCCCTGTTCGCGGGTGAGGTAGGGCTCGCGGGCCAGCTCGCGCGCGTGCACGGGGCGCTCGCGGCGCGCCCAGGGATGGCCGATCGCGACGACGGCGACGATCTCGTCGCGCAGGAGGACGAGCGTGTCGAAGTCGTCGAGCGGGTCGGCGCCTTCCACGAAGCCGAGGTCGACGTCCCCCGCGCGCAGCTCCGCGAGGACCGCGGGGGAGTTGGCGACGTCGAGCTCGACCCGTCCGCGGCCGTCGGCGACGCGGAACGCCGCGAGCCACCCCGGGACGACGAACTCGCCGAGGGTCTGGCTCGCCGCCAGCCGCAACGGCGCCTCCGCGCCGGCGCCGTGGTCGGCGATCACCCGTTCCACCGCCGCGAGCGCGGCGAGGGCGTGCTTGGCCTCCGGATACAGCAGGCGCCCGAGCTCCGTCGGCGTCACACCCAGCCGGCTGCGCACCAGCAGTGGCGCGCCGGCTCGCCGCTCGAGCGCGGCGATGCGCTTCGTCGCCGCCGACTGCGTGAGGTTGAGCGCCTCCGCGGCACCGCGGACGGTCCCGGTCTCGACGGCGGCGGTGAACGCGGCGAGCTCGGCGCCGGGCAGTCGCGGATCGGTGTTCGCCACCACTCGAGCCTAGTCATTCCTGGCGGGAATGCCTGACGCCGGATCCGACTGGTTGCCGCCGCAATCGACCGTGATGATCGACGGCGATGGCGGTCGACACGAGCACGGGCACGGGCACGAAGCGTCAGTACGGGTTCGCCATCGATCACCGGTCGTGCATCGGCTGTCATGCGTGCACCGTGGCGTGCAAGACCGAGCACGGCGTCGAGCTCGGCGTGTTCCGGACGTGGGTGAAGTACATCGAGCGGGGCGAGTTCCCGGACACGCGCCGGTATTTCTCGGTGCTGCGCTGTAACCACTGCACCGATGCGCCGTGCGTGCAGATCTGTCCGGTCAAGGCGCTGACCAAGCGCGAGGACGGGATTGTCGACTTCGATGCGGACCGGTGCATCGGCTGCAAGGCGTGTTTGAACGCGTGCCCGTATGACGCGCTGTACATCGATCCGCAGTCGAACACGGCGCACAAGTGCAACTTCTGCGCGCACCGGGTCGACACGGGCATGAAGCCGGCCTGCGAGGTGGTGTGTCCGACGAAGGCGATCGTGTCCGGCGATCTCAACGATCCGGTGTCGGAGATCAGCCGGCTGCTCGCGGTCGTGCCGGCACAGGTCCGCGCGCCCGAGCAGGGCACCGGGCCGAACGTCTTCTATCTCGGCGCCGACGAGGCGTCGCTGGACCCGTTGCAGGTGGGCGGCGGCGACGGCTACCTCTACAGCGAGGTTCCCGACTCCCAGCGCGAGAAGCTCGCGCCGCTGACGGAGGAGGCGACCGCCACGGCGATGCACGACATCGGCCACTCCGCGCCGTGGGGCTGGCGGGTTTCGAGCTACTTCTTGTCGAAGGGCATCGCCGCGGGCGCGATGATGCTGGCCGCGCTGCTGCTGGTCGTGGGCGTCGACTCCTCCGCGCTCGGCGATGTGGTGCCCGGGCTGCTGGCGCTGGCGGGGATCGCCGTCACCGGCCTGTTCTTGGTGTGGGATCTCAAGCAGCCCAAGCGCGCGATCTACCTGTTCACGCGCCCGCAGTGGCGATCGTGGCTGGCGCTGGGCGCGCAGTGCATCAACGTCGCGGCGGTCGTCGCGTTCGCGTTCACCGTCGCTGCGCTGCTCGGGGCCGACAGTGTGCGCGACGCGCTGGCGTGGGCGATGATCCCGGCCGGCGCGCTGCTGGCGGGCTACACGGCGTTTCTCTTCAACCAGTGCGAGGGCCGGGATCTGTGGCAGAGCCCGCTGCTGCTACCGCACACGCTCGTCAACGCGGCCGTGGCCGGCGCCGGAGCGCTCGGCATCGTGGCGCTCTTCGTCGACGCGCCCTCTGCGGCGACGCGCGCGCTGGCCTGGGCGCTGCTGGCCGCCGCCGCGTGCAGCGCGATCATCGGCGCGCTGGACATCTTCGGGCGCCACCAGACCAAGCAGGCCGAGCGCGCGGCGACCAACCTCTGGCGTGACCTGTACGCGCGTCGCTTCTGGGCCGGTGTCGTGGCCGCCACCGTGCTGCCGTGCGTGCTGGCCGCGGTGTACCTCGTGGCCGGGGGGGCCCTGGTGCTCGCGGCCGGCGGCCTGGTGGCGCTGGTCGGACTGTGGCTCTACGAGGACGCCTGGGTGCGGGCCGGCCAGAGCGTGCCGCTGAGCTGACCATGGCCGGAGGAACCGATCGCACGGGCGCGCGGCGCGCCACCGGACACGGACCGCACGACGGCGAGCTGCGCGCGCATCCGCCCGCGGACCGGTGGGACTCGTGGACCGAGAACGACGCGGCGGCCTGGCCGCGCAAGGTTCAGCGGGAGTACACACTGGTGCCGACGGTGTGCTTCAACTGCGAGTCGGCGTGCGGCCTGCTGGCCTACGTGGAGAAGGACACGCTGGAGATCCGCAAGCTCGAGGGCAATCCCGCGCACCCGGGCAGCCGCGGGCGCAACTGCGCCAAGGGGCCGGCGACGCTCAACCAGATCAACGACCCCGAGCGCATCCTGTACCCGCTGCGCCGGACCGGCGAGCGCGGGGGCGGCGGCTGGGAGCGCGTGAGCTGGGACCATGTGCTCGACACGTTCGCCGAGCGCCTGAACCGGGCGTTCTCGGCCGGGCGCCCGAACGACGTCTGCTACTTCGTCGGCCGGCCGGGCGAGGACGGGTTCGCCGACCGCTTCCTGGAGACCTGGGGCTGCGACGGCCACAACTCGCACACCAACGTGTGCTCGTCGGGCGGCCGGGCGGGCTACGGGTTCTGGCAGGGCACCGACCGTCCCTCGCCCGACTACGCCAACGCGCGGTTCATCCTGCTGTGCTCCGCGCACTTGGAGTCCGGGCACTACTTCAACCCGCACGCCCAGCGGCTCGTCGAGGCGCAGCAGCGTGGCGCGAAGATCGCGGTCATCGACCCGCGCCTGTCGAACACGGCGACCCGCGCCGACTACTGGCTGGCGACCTGGCCCGGCACCGAGGGGGCGCTGCTGCTGGCCATCGCGCGCGTCCTGCTCGAGGAGGACCGCTTCGACCGCGAGTTCGTGCGCCGTTGGGTGAACTGGCGCACGTACCTGAACCACCGCGCGCCGGGCGCCGAGCCGACGTTCGCGAACTTCGTGGCCGAGCTCAAGCGCGAGGTCGCGCGCTACACCCCCGAGTTCGCCGAGCAGGAGACCGGCGTGCCCGCCGCGACCGTCGTCGCGGTGGCGCGCGAGATCGCCGCGGCGGGCACCGCGTTCTGCTCGCACATCTGGCGCGCCGCGGCGGCCGGCAACCTGCACGGCTGGCAGATCACCCGCAGCCTGTGGCTGCTCAACGTGCTGACCGGCGCGGTCGGCACCGAGGGCGGGGTGTCGCCCAACGCGTGGAACAAGTTCATCCCCCAGCCCTGGCGCAAGCCGCCGCCCCACACGCAGTGGAACGAGCTGAGCTGGCCGCGCGAGTACCCGCTCGCCCACAACGAGATGAGCATCCTGTTCCCGCACTTCCTGCACGACGAGCGCGGCCACCAGGACACCCTGTTCACCCGCGTGCTCAACCCGGTGTGGACGTTCCCCGACGGCTACTCATGGCTGCGCGCGCTGCGCGACCCCGGCAAGGTCGCCATGCACGCGGCGCTCACACCGACCTGGTCGGAGACCGCGTGGTGGGCGGACTACGTGCTGCCGATGGGCCACGGCCCCGAACGCCACGACACCCACTCCTACGAGACGCACTCCGGACGCTGGCTCGGCTTCCGCCAGCCCGTGCGACGCGTCGCGATGCAGCGCATGGGCCGCCAGGTCGAGTTCACCTACGAGGCCAACCCCGGCGAGGTGTGGGAGGAGGGCGAGTTCTGGATCGAGCTGTCCTGGCGCGCCGACCCCGACGGCAGCCTGGGCATCCGCCGCTACTACGAGTCGCCCTACCGCCCCGGCGAGAAGATCACGCTGGAGGAGTACTACCGCTGGATGTTCGAGAACTCGGTGCCCGGCCTGCCCGCCAAGGCGGCCGCCGAGGGCCTCGACCCGCTCGGCTACATGCGCAAGTACGGCGTCGTCGAGATCTCCACCGAGGACTACGACCAGCACCAAGCCGAGGTGACCGACCTCGACGACACCGAGGTCCGCGGCACCGAGGACGTCGTCACCAAGCGCACGCTGAACGGCGACCACCTGCCGCTCACCGGCCGCCCCGACACGGTCGCCACCCTCGTCGACGGCGTCGCACGGCGCGGCTTCAACTCGCCGTCGCGCAAGCTCGAGCTGTACTCCGAGACCCTCGCCGAATGGGGCTGGCCCGAACAGGCCACACCGGCCTACGTGCGCAGCCACGTCCACCACTCGCTCATCGACCACGAGCACGGCGAGTACGTCCTGCTGCCGACCTACCGCCTGCCGACGATGATCCACTCCCGCTCGGGCAACGCCAAGTACCTCAACGAGCTCTCCCACACCCACCCCCTGCTCGTCTGCCCCGAGGACGCCGAGCGCATCGGCCTGCACACCGGCGCCCTCGCGCGCGTGGAGACCGAGATCGGCTGGTTCGTCATCAAGACCCTCGTGACCGAGGGCATCCGCCCCGGCGTCGTCGCCGCCAGCCACCACATGGGCCGCTGGCGCCTCAAGGAGACCGACGGCGGGTCGCGCTGGTCGACCGCGCTCGTCGACCTCACCGAGAACGCCGACGAGCTCTTCATCCGCCGCCTCCACGGCGTCGAGCCCTGGACGTCGACCGACGCCAGCTCCTCACGCGTCTGGTGGAGCGACGCCGGCGTGCACCAGAACATCACCTTCCCGGTGCACCCCGACCCGATCAGCGGCATGCACTGCTGGCACCAGAAGGTCCGCGTCCGCCCCGCCGAGCCCGACGACCAGTACTCCGACATCTACGTCGACTTCGCCCGCGCCCGCGCCGTCTACCGCAAATGGCTCGCCCTCACCCGCCCCGCGACCGGCGAGCTACGCCGCCCGATCTGGCTGTTCCGGCCCGTCAAGCCCACCCTCTCCGCCTACACCCTCCCCCACGACGACCGCACCCGCGCGCTGCGCGAAGCAGCCGCCCGCACCCAACCCGCGCACCCCGACGCGTTCGCCGACCTCATCGACTGGGACCCCGCACACACCTGGGGCCCCCTCGAGCCCGGCCGGTGAGCGCCCCCGACTCAGCCGAGCGACGAAGCTCCGCCTCACCGCTGCAGAGCGTCGGCGAGGAGCCCGACCCCCGCTTCACGCTCGCCAACGAACGCACCTTCCTGGCCTGGATCCGCACCGCCCTCGCGCTCGTCGCCGCCGGCCTCGCCGTCGTGGAGCTCCTGCACTCCCAGCGCCTGGGCGTGCGCCTCGCGATCGGGATCCCGCTGATGCTGCTCGGGGCGCTCATCTCCCTACGCACCTACGGCCGCTGGGAGGCGATCGAACGGGCCCTGCGGCTCCGCCGGCCGCTGCCGTACTCCAAGCTCCCGCGCTGGCTCGGCCCGGCGGTCGCCGCGATCACCGTCGCCACCTGCATCCTGATCGTCGCGCGCGTCTGATGGCCCGCCGCGGCGAACCCGCGCTCTTCGACGCCGGCCTCCAGCTCGAGCGCACCCACCTCGCCTGGAGCCGCACCGCGCTGGCGATCGCCGTCAACGCGATCCTGGTGGGCCGGCTCAGCCGGCACGTCCACCCACACGGCGTCGGGCTGGCCGTCGCTCTCGCCCTCGCCGTCCTGGCCGCGGCCACGTGGTGGCACGGCCGAAGCGCCTACGCCCCCCGGTCCGCCGCGCTGCACGCGGGCGTGCCGGCGCTGCAGCCGCGCGTCCATCTCGTCCTCGCGAGAGCCACGACGATCCTGCTGTTCGCCGTCACGGCCCTGGCGCTCAGCGCGCTGGTGGCGCGGTGAGCGGCTCGTCGGCGGTCCCGGCGACCGTCACGCCCCGGCCCTCCCGCCCTCACGCAGTGCGCGCGTCGCCTCGTCGTCGACGGCCAGCGTGTCGTCATCCACGGTGCCGGTGAGGACCACGCCGTACACGTCGCGCGCGCGCTGCACCGTCTCGTAGCCCTCGCGGACGTCGCGCAGGACGCGCCGCGGATCCCGCTCGTGCGGCGGCCCGTAGCCGCCGCCGCCGTTGTCGATGGCCCGCACCCGCTGACCCGCCTCGAGCACGGTCTGGACGACGCCGGGCAGCCGCGACTCGGTCCCGTCGGGCTCGACGAGGAACGTCGCGCCCGCGACGCCCGCCTCGCCGCCGTGCACCCCGGCGGGCGGGTGGACCTGCCCGTCGGCCATCACGGCGAGGTCCATCGCGTCGAACCGCGGGCCGAACACGACCTCCTCGCCGGGCGCTCCCCGGAAGCGCCCCGCGCCGCCGGAGCCGGGGAGCATGCGAACGGCGTCGACCTGGATCGGGTACTTCGTCTCGAGGACCTCGACGCTGTCGCGCAGCAGCATCGCGTGCCCGCCGGTCGAGCCCGAGTTGACCCAGCCGTCGACGCGCGGCGCCGCGGGTCCCCCGGCGAAGCCCGTGAACAGCTGGTTGACGTACGGCGTGCCCCCGTAGCGGCGGTCCTTGCCGGCGATGACGCCCCAGCCGGCCGACATCCCGAGGCCGGACTGCGCCAGCCCGTGACCGTCGCCGAGCTTGGCGAACGCCCCGTGCACCGCGATGCTCAGCCGGCACAGCAGGTTCGTGGTCGCCACCGACGTGCTGTGGGGGAACGCCGGCCGGCCGATCGCCGCGCCGTCGCGCATCGTGATCTCGATGCGCCGGAAGCTGCCCTCGTTGATGGGCACCCGCTCCGGGATGCAGTTGAGCACGCCCTGGACGGCGCCGATGCGCGACGTCGTCTCGGTCAGGTTGAGCCCACAGTCCAGGCAGTCGCCGTTGTCGGTCAGGTCGACGCGGATCATCGCCTCGGCGGGGTCGACCTCGAGCTTGACGCGCACGCGGAAGCCGTCGGGGAGCACGCCGTCGATCGGGTCGTGCCAGACCTCCTCCGTGACGACGCCCGCGGGCAGGCGCCGGATCGCGTCCGCCATCATCGTCTCGCCGTAGTCCGTCCACCACGACAGGTGATGCAGGACGGACTCCACGCCGTACTTCCCGCAGACCTCCTTCAGCCGCCGTTCGGCCAGGCGCGCCGCGCCGACCTGCGCGAGGTAGTCGCCGTACCACTGGTCCGGGACGCGGATGCGGCGCCGGCACATGCGGATGATGTCGTCGATGTCGCGGTAGTCGCGCTGGACCTGCGTGGCCGTGAAGATCAGCGCGCCCTCGTTGTAGACGTCGCGGGCCGTCGGCATGTACGTCGACGGCAGGCTGTTGCCGATGTCGGCCTGGTGCGCGAGCACGCACACGGTGAACCGGTGCACCCCCTCGATGAACACGGGCACCATCGCCACGACGTCCGCGGCGTACGGTCCGGGCGATCTCCTCGATCGACATCGCGCTCGACTCGAGCAGCGGCAGGGAGGCGAGCACGCGCTGCTCGAGGATCCAGTCCCCCGGGCTGCGGCCGGTCGCCGCCACGAAGCGACGGGTGAACGTCCGCGGCGCCATGTGCACCTCGCGCGCCAGCTCCTCGATCGACAGCCGGGTGTCGAGCCGCTCGAGGATGCGCTCCATCAGCGCCGCGACCCCGTCGTCCCGGTTCTGCGCCGGTACCGGATGCTCGATGAACTGGGCCTGGCCGCCGGCGCGATGCGGCGCAACGACCATCCTCCGCGCGACCGAGTTGGCCACCGCGGCGCCGTGGTCGCAGCGGACGATGTGCAGGCACAGGTCGATGCCGGCGGCGCTGCCCGCGGACGTCAGGACACGCCCCTCGTCGACGTACAGGGTGCGCGGGTTCACGCGCACGCGCGGAAAGCGCTGCGCCAGCCGATCGGCGTACTGCCAGTGGGTGACCGCCTCGCGCCCGTCGAGGAGCCCCGACGCCGCCACCCAGAAGGCCCCGAGACAGAGGCCGACGATCCTCGTGCCGTTCTCCTCGGCGGCGACGAGCGCCTCGACCAGCGCGTCGGGCGGATCGGCCTCGACGTCGGGGCACCCCGGGACGATGATCGTGCCGGCCTCGGCGAGCGCGTCCAGACCCCGGTCCGTGGCGATCGTGAAACCGCCGACGCTGCGGACCGGCCCGTCGGTGATCGAGCACGCGAACAGCTCGTACTCCGGGTCGAGCACGCCTGGGCGCGCCGCGCCGAACACGCGGGGATTGTCCCAGCTGGCGGGCCCGGCGCAAGTCCATCTTGTGGACTCGACCGGACGTGGTGCGCGCGGCAGGCTCGCGGTGTCTCTCCCAACGCTCCTGGAGGTCCTCCGCACCATGTCCACCGACACCACCACCGAGGCCGTCACCGCGCTCAAGCGACAGCATCGCGACACGTGGGCCGACGGCGACTACCCCGCCGTCGCCGAGCACATCGCCGAGACGCCGCCCGCCGCGGTGCTCGAGGCGGTCGACGTCGAGGGCCGGCGCCTGCTCGACGTCGCCACCGGCACGGGCAACCTGGCCATCGAGGCCGCCGCCGCCGGCGCGATCGTGACCGGCCTCGACCTGGTCGACGAGCTGCTCGACGTGGCGCGCGACCGCGCCGAGGAGCGCGGCCTGGCCGTCGAGTGGATCGAGGGCGACGCCGAGGCCCTGCCGTTCGCCGACGACCGCTTCGACGTCGTCGCCTCGATCTTCGGCGTGCAGTTCGCGCCCCGCAGCGAGGTCGTCGCGCGCGAGCTCGTCCGCGTGTGCCGTCCGGGCGGCACCATCGTGCTCGTCAACTGGACGCCGGGCGGGCTGATCGGCCGGCTCTTCCAGACGATGAGCCGGCACATGCCGCCGCCGCCCCCGTTCGTGACGCCGCCGCCCATGTGGGGCGACGAGGCGCACCTGCGCGAACTGTTCGGCGCCGTGGGCAACGTGCAGCTCACCTACGCGATGAACGCGTTCGCCTTCGACTCGCTCGACGGCTACATGGACTTCTTCGAGGCCAACTACGGGCCGACGAAGCGCGCGAAGGAGAAGCTGGAGGCCGAGGGCCGCTGGGACGCGCTGCGCGATGACCTGCGCGCGCTCTACGCGTCGCTGAACACGGCCGCCGACGGGACGCTGCACATCGACGCCGAGTTCGTGGTGTGCCGCGTGCAGCTGGCGGACTGAGCCGGCGCCCGCGGCTCCTCGATGCGGGCGCGGTCCGTCAGGCTCCCGGCGGGCCGCCCAGGGCCAGCACGTCGACGAGCAGGAAGACCCCGACGGCGGCCACGACGACGGCGAACGCGCGGCCGAGGACGGCGTGCGGCAGGCGCCGGCCGATCGACGTGCCGAACACCGCGCCCGCGGCGGTCGCGAGCGCGAGCTCCGCGGTGATGCCGACGTCCATGCGCGCGCCGCCGACGAGATGGCTCGCCAGCGCGGCCACGCCGGTGAGCGTGATGATGACCAGCGAGGTCGCGACGGCGCGACGGAACGGGACGCCGAGCCAGAGGGTGAGGACCGGCACGATCATGAAGCCGCCGCCGACGCCGAAGAACCCGGTCAGCAGGCCGACCCCGGCCCCGGCGATCGCGGCGCGGGCGTACGGGATGTGCGGACAGGCCGGCCGATCGTCGGTGTGCCCGGCCGACGCCCGCTGCCACGTCGCGCCGGCGGCGATCGCCATGACCGGCACGAAGGACAGGATGAGAACGCGCGGGCTGACCGCGTCGTTGGCGAGCGTGCCCACGATGGACGCGGCCGCCGCGGGCGCGCTGAACGCGAGCGCGACGGTCCAGCACACATGGCCGTGGCGAGCGAGCGAGCCGGCGCCGACGGCCGCCGCCACCGCGACGACGACGAGCGAGGCGGTCGAGGCGGGGCCCACAGGCTGGTCGAGCAGGTAGACGAGCACGGGCAGCGCGAGGATGGCGCCGCCGCCGCCGACCGCGCCGACGATCAGACCGATCGCGACGCCCAGCGGGATCGCCAGCGCGATCATCCGGCGGCGGT from Capillimicrobium parvum encodes the following:
- a CDS encoding LysR family transcriptional regulator, whose product is MANTDPRLPGAELAAFTAAVETGTVRGAAEALNLTQSAATKRIAALERRAGAPLLVRSRLGVTPTELGRLLYPEAKHALAALAAVERVIADHGAGAEAPLRLAASQTLGEFVVPGWLAAFRVADGRGRVELDVANSPAVLAELRAGDVDLGFVEGADPLDDFDTLVLLRDEIVAVVAIGHPWARRERPVHARELAREPYLTREQGSGTRAVAEAALAEAGVTLVPSLEAASTQSLKRAVLDGGFTLVSRLAVEPAEEDTLTALSVSGADLWRELRAVRLRNRAVTPVARRFWTFLSARAMGGG
- a CDS encoding 4Fe-4S dicluster domain-containing protein, which translates into the protein MAVDTSTGTGTKRQYGFAIDHRSCIGCHACTVACKTEHGVELGVFRTWVKYIERGEFPDTRRYFSVLRCNHCTDAPCVQICPVKALTKREDGIVDFDADRCIGCKACLNACPYDALYIDPQSNTAHKCNFCAHRVDTGMKPACEVVCPTKAIVSGDLNDPVSEISRLLAVVPAQVRAPEQGTGPNVFYLGADEASLDPLQVGGGDGYLYSEVPDSQREKLAPLTEEATATAMHDIGHSAPWGWRVSSYFLSKGIAAGAMMLAALLLVVGVDSSALGDVVPGLLALAGIAVTGLFLVWDLKQPKRAIYLFTRPQWRSWLALGAQCINVAAVVAFAFTVAALLGADSVRDALAWAMIPAGALLAGYTAFLFNQCEGRDLWQSPLLLPHTLVNAAVAGAGALGIVALFVDAPSAATRALAWALLAAAACSAIIGALDIFGRHQTKQAERAATNLWRDLYARRFWAGVVAATVLPCVLAAVYLVAGGALVLAAGGLVALVGLWLYEDAWVRAGQSVPLS
- a CDS encoding molybdopterin-dependent oxidoreductase gives rise to the protein MAGGTDRTGARRATGHGPHDGELRAHPPADRWDSWTENDAAAWPRKVQREYTLVPTVCFNCESACGLLAYVEKDTLEIRKLEGNPAHPGSRGRNCAKGPATLNQINDPERILYPLRRTGERGGGGWERVSWDHVLDTFAERLNRAFSAGRPNDVCYFVGRPGEDGFADRFLETWGCDGHNSHTNVCSSGGRAGYGFWQGTDRPSPDYANARFILLCSAHLESGHYFNPHAQRLVEAQQRGAKIAVIDPRLSNTATRADYWLATWPGTEGALLLAIARVLLEEDRFDREFVRRWVNWRTYLNHRAPGAEPTFANFVAELKREVARYTPEFAEQETGVPAATVVAVAREIAAAGTAFCSHIWRAAAAGNLHGWQITRSLWLLNVLTGAVGTEGGVSPNAWNKFIPQPWRKPPPHTQWNELSWPREYPLAHNEMSILFPHFLHDERGHQDTLFTRVLNPVWTFPDGYSWLRALRDPGKVAMHAALTPTWSETAWWADYVLPMGHGPERHDTHSYETHSGRWLGFRQPVRRVAMQRMGRQVEFTYEANPGEVWEEGEFWIELSWRADPDGSLGIRRYYESPYRPGEKITLEEYYRWMFENSVPGLPAKAAAEGLDPLGYMRKYGVVEISTEDYDQHQAEVTDLDDTEVRGTEDVVTKRTLNGDHLPLTGRPDTVATLVDGVARRGFNSPSRKLELYSETLAEWGWPEQATPAYVRSHVHHSLIDHEHGEYVLLPTYRLPTMIHSRSGNAKYLNELSHTHPLLVCPEDAERIGLHTGALARVETEIGWFVIKTLVTEGIRPGVVAASHHMGRWRLKETDGGSRWSTALVDLTENADELFIRRLHGVEPWTSTDASSSRVWWSDAGVHQNITFPVHPDPISGMHCWHQKVRVRPAEPDDQYSDIYVDFARARAVYRKWLALTRPATGELRRPIWLFRPVKPTLSAYTLPHDDRTRALREAAARTQPAHPDAFADLIDWDPAHTWGPLEPGR
- a CDS encoding YidH family protein; this encodes MSAPDSAERRSSASPLQSVGEEPDPRFTLANERTFLAWIRTALALVAAGLAVVELLHSQRLGVRLAIGIPLMLLGALISLRTYGRWEAIERALRLRRPLPYSKLPRWLGPAVAAITVATCILIVARV
- a CDS encoding DUF202 domain-containing protein; the encoded protein is MARRGEPALFDAGLQLERTHLAWSRTALAIAVNAILVGRLSRHVHPHGVGLAVALALAVLAAATWWHGRSAYAPRSAALHAGVPALQPRVHLVLARATTILLFAVTALALSALVAR
- a CDS encoding hydantoinase B/oxoprolinase family protein, translating into MVPVFIEGVHRFTVCVLAHQADIGNSLPSTYMPTARDVYNEGALIFTATQVQRDYRDIDDIIRMCRRRIRVPDQWYGDYLAQVGAARLAERRLKEVCGKYGVESVLHHLSWWTDYGETMMADAIRRLPAGVVTEEVWHDPIDGVLPDGFRVRVKLEVDPAEAMIRVDLTDNGDCLDCGLNLTETTSRIGAVQGVLNCIPERVPINEGSFRRIEITMRDGAAIGRPAFPHSTSVATTNLLCRLSIAVHGAFAKLGDGHGLAQSGLGMSAGWGVIAGKDRRYGGTPYVNQLFTGFAGGPAAPRVDGWVNSGSTGGHAMLLRDSVEVLETKYPIQVDAVRMLPGSGGAGRFRGAPGEEVVFGPRFDAMDLAVMADGQVHPPAGVHGGEAGVAGATFLVEPDGTESRLPGVVQTVLEAGQRVRAIDNGGGGYGPPHERDPRRVLRDVREGYETVQRARDVYGVVLTGTVDDDTLAVDDEATRALREGGRAGA
- a CDS encoding class I SAM-dependent methyltransferase, encoding MSTDTTTEAVTALKRQHRDTWADGDYPAVAEHIAETPPAAVLEAVDVEGRRLLDVATGTGNLAIEAAAAGAIVTGLDLVDELLDVARDRAEERGLAVEWIEGDAEALPFADDRFDVVASIFGVQFAPRSEVVARELVRVCRPGGTIVLVNWTPGGLIGRLFQTMSRHMPPPPPFVTPPPMWGDEAHLRELFGAVGNVQLTYAMNAFAFDSLDGYMDFFEANYGPTKRAKEKLEAEGRWDALRDDLRALYASLNTAADGTLHIDAEFVVCRVQLAD
- a CDS encoding sulfite exporter TauE/SafE family protein, with product MIALAIPLGVAIGLIVGAVGGGGAILALPVLVYLLDQPVGPASTASLVVVAVAAAVGAGSLARHGHVCWTVALAFSAPAAAASIVGTLANDAVSPRVLILSFVPVMAIAAGATWQRASAGHTDDRPACPHIPYARAAIAGAGVGLLTGFFGVGGGFMIVPVLTLWLGVPFRRAVATSLVIITLTGVAALASHLVGGARMDVGITAELALATAAGAVFGTSIGRRLPHAVLGRAFAVVVAAVGVFLLVDVLALGGPPGA